A part of Candidatus Palauibacter scopulicola genomic DNA contains:
- a CDS encoding pyridoxal phosphate-dependent aminotransferase has translation MSGADGRAGAEDGRVSADEGGARTAPGRLADIPGFDIDGVARAAESDSRILRLENLDTDLRPPAAAVAATRAALESPAANSYLPFTGRAGLRAAAARHVGRLSGRDYDPDRECVITAGGTEGLLNALLATVDPGDEVIVTDPTYAGMLQRVRLAGARPRLAPWVFDPAAGWRLDLDALAARVRDRTRALFIMNPSMPSGGVLDAGDWAVVAELCRRHDLWLLYNAAMERILYDGRPYLHPAGLPGMRERTLTVGSVSKEHRMIGWRTGWIVGPAAVMADVAKVGIYNVVTGVGIGQPGALAALTAADEAEDVAACVRRWERRRDAVLDALRDYPVRPAAGGWSLLVDTRPLGLTARELSARLLTQAAVAATPMDAWGGPDAQYQLRLVFSNEPVPRLQRLEERFARIA, from the coding sequence ATGAGCGGCGCCGATGGGCGGGCGGGCGCGGAGGACGGCCGGGTGAGCGCCGACGAGGGCGGCGCGCGCACAGCGCCCGGGCGGCTCGCCGACATTCCGGGGTTCGACATCGACGGGGTGGCGCGGGCGGCGGAGAGCGACTCCCGCATCCTCCGGCTCGAGAACCTCGACACCGACCTGCGCCCGCCCGCAGCAGCCGTGGCCGCCACCCGCGCCGCGCTCGAATCGCCGGCCGCCAACAGCTATCTGCCCTTCACGGGCCGGGCCGGCCTGCGCGCGGCGGCCGCCCGGCACGTCGGCCGGCTCTCCGGGCGGGACTACGACCCGGACCGGGAGTGCGTGATCACCGCGGGCGGCACGGAGGGCCTGCTCAACGCCCTGCTCGCGACGGTGGACCCGGGCGACGAAGTGATCGTCACCGACCCCACGTACGCCGGCATGCTCCAGCGCGTGCGGCTGGCGGGTGCGCGCCCCCGGCTCGCGCCCTGGGTCTTCGATCCCGCGGCGGGCTGGCGCCTCGACCTCGACGCCCTCGCCGCGCGCGTCCGCGACCGGACCCGGGCGCTCTTCATCATGAACCCGTCCATGCCGTCCGGCGGCGTGCTCGACGCCGGCGACTGGGCCGTCGTGGCGGAACTGTGCCGGCGCCACGACCTGTGGCTCCTCTACAACGCGGCCATGGAACGCATCCTCTACGACGGCCGCCCCTATCTGCACCCCGCCGGGCTCCCGGGCATGCGGGAACGCACGCTCACGGTCGGCTCCGTCTCCAAGGAGCACCGCATGATCGGCTGGCGCACGGGCTGGATCGTCGGGCCGGCCGCCGTCATGGCGGATGTTGCCAAGGTCGGGATCTACAACGTCGTGACCGGCGTCGGGATCGGGCAGCCCGGTGCGCTGGCGGCGCTGACCGCCGCGGATGAAGCGGAGGACGTGGCGGCTTGTGTACGGCGCTGGGAGCGCCGGCGCGACGCGGTGCTCGACGCCCTCCGCGACTACCCGGTCCGCCCCGCCGCCGGCGGCTGGTCGCTCCTCGTCGACACCCGCCCCCTCGGCCTCACCGCCCGCGAACTCTCCGCGCGACTCCTCACCCAGGCCGCCGTCGCCGCCACCCCCATGGACGCCTGGGGCGGCCCCGACGCCCAGTACCAACTCCGCCTCGTCTTCAGCAACGAACCCGTGCCCCGCCTCCAGCGCCTCGAAGAACGCTTCGCCCGAATCGCGTAG
- the ligD gene encoding DNA ligase D: protein MPRGRLEKYREKRASERTPEPFGGAPGTGVGVFVVQLHAATRLHYDLRLEIGGVLVSWAVPKGISADPADKKLAVHVEDHPVEYIEFEGVIPAGEYGGGEMIVWDIGRCIMLEDPEEGLENGKLLFELRGHKLKGVWTLVRLEKGETGKEWLLIRERRGGHPILEDGSLPESSILSGLTVEQMARREEGWYPGEGVAAALEAAGAPERQVDPSEVEFMLAQPREDAFDDPAWHFELKLDGYRMLASAVDGEGSLLTRNGHDALPTFPDIARALRKLPFRRVVLDGEVVVHDAAGYPSFRRLQKRARLSRPHDIRRASFEAPASFYAFDLLAFDDRDLRDLPLSERRRHLRDVVPEAGPIRFSEHFEGCGEALFGQVQEMGLEGIMAKRADSRYFGGRSPDWRKIHAARRARFVIVGFTSPAGSRTGFGALHLGAYGPADSAAGATAGAASGAGGGGDDLALHCVGRVGTGFDEETLANLGARLDELKTDGPAFVTPAPVGDDHTWIEPRLVAEIRYKEVTEGGLLRHAVFLGLLPVPEEESGSGPRDGDDDREYVVPTDCRLPRDRRAALADPVRVDTSPPPVEELPLSNLDKVFWPEEGYTKGDLIAYYRDIAPWLLKFLEDRPLVLTRYPDGIDGKSFFQKNAPGFQPEWVRTEAIWSEGSERDIHYFIADDPATLVFVANLGAIPLHVWASRIGSLDRPDWCLLDLDPKHKRDGEEVYAPFEDVVEVARTIGDMCDEIGLPSYPKTSGSSGIHVMIPLGGQLDYEQSRTLALLLAKAVAAEIPDRATIVRNPAGRDGKIYIDYVQNGRGRLVVAPYSVRPRAGATVSAPLAWAEVGEGLSMEDFTIRTMPERAREMGADPLLGVLSDEPDLMAALDALQRRMGG from the coding sequence ATGCCCCGCGGGAGACTCGAGAAGTACCGTGAGAAGCGAGCGTCCGAGCGCACGCCGGAGCCCTTCGGGGGGGCGCCCGGGACGGGGGTCGGCGTGTTCGTCGTCCAGTTGCACGCGGCGACCCGGCTGCACTACGACCTGCGCCTGGAGATCGGGGGCGTCCTCGTCTCGTGGGCAGTGCCAAAGGGGATATCGGCCGATCCCGCCGACAAGAAGCTCGCCGTCCACGTCGAGGACCACCCCGTCGAGTACATCGAGTTCGAGGGCGTGATTCCGGCGGGCGAGTACGGCGGCGGCGAGATGATCGTGTGGGACATCGGGCGCTGCATCATGCTCGAGGATCCGGAGGAGGGACTGGAGAACGGCAAGCTCCTGTTCGAGTTGCGGGGCCACAAGCTCAAGGGCGTGTGGACGTTGGTGCGGCTCGAGAAGGGGGAGACGGGGAAGGAGTGGCTGCTGATCCGCGAGCGGCGCGGCGGGCACCCGATCCTCGAGGATGGGTCGCTCCCCGAGAGTTCCATCCTCTCCGGGCTCACCGTCGAGCAGATGGCGCGGCGGGAGGAGGGGTGGTATCCGGGGGAGGGCGTGGCCGCGGCCCTCGAGGCGGCGGGTGCGCCGGAGCGGCAGGTCGACCCTTCGGAGGTGGAGTTCATGCTCGCCCAGCCGCGCGAGGACGCCTTCGACGACCCCGCGTGGCACTTCGAACTGAAGCTGGACGGCTACCGCATGCTGGCCTCGGCCGTCGATGGCGAGGGGAGCCTCCTGACGCGCAACGGACACGATGCGCTCCCGACCTTCCCGGACATCGCGCGCGCGCTGCGCAAACTCCCCTTCCGGCGGGTCGTGCTGGACGGCGAAGTCGTCGTCCACGACGCGGCGGGGTATCCGAGCTTCCGGCGCCTTCAGAAGCGCGCCCGGCTCTCGCGTCCGCACGATATCCGGCGCGCCTCGTTCGAGGCGCCGGCAAGCTTCTACGCCTTCGACCTGCTCGCGTTCGACGACCGCGATCTGCGTGACCTCCCGCTCTCCGAGCGGCGCCGCCACCTGCGCGACGTCGTGCCCGAGGCGGGCCCCATCCGCTTCAGCGAACACTTCGAGGGGTGCGGCGAGGCGCTCTTCGGGCAGGTGCAGGAGATGGGCCTCGAGGGGATCATGGCCAAGCGCGCCGATTCCCGGTACTTCGGCGGCCGCTCTCCCGACTGGCGGAAGATCCACGCGGCCCGCCGGGCCCGCTTCGTCATCGTCGGCTTCACGAGTCCCGCCGGCTCGCGGACGGGCTTCGGGGCGCTCCACCTCGGCGCCTACGGTCCCGCCGACTCCGCCGCAGGAGCCACCGCAGGAGCCGCCTCGGGAGCCGGCGGCGGCGGCGATGATCTCGCCCTCCACTGCGTTGGACGCGTCGGGACGGGCTTCGACGAGGAGACGCTGGCAAACCTCGGCGCCCGGCTCGACGAGTTGAAGACGGATGGCCCCGCGTTCGTGACGCCGGCCCCCGTGGGCGACGATCACACCTGGATCGAACCCCGCCTGGTCGCCGAAATCCGCTACAAGGAAGTCACCGAGGGCGGCCTCCTGCGGCACGCCGTCTTCCTGGGCCTCCTCCCGGTCCCGGAGGAAGAGAGCGGGAGCGGGCCCCGCGACGGGGACGACGATCGAGAGTACGTCGTCCCGACCGACTGCCGGCTGCCGCGAGATCGGCGCGCGGCGCTGGCCGACCCCGTGCGGGTGGACACGTCCCCCCCGCCCGTCGAGGAACTGCCGCTCTCGAACCTCGACAAGGTCTTCTGGCCAGAGGAGGGATACACGAAGGGCGACCTGATCGCCTACTACCGGGACATCGCGCCGTGGCTGCTGAAGTTCCTGGAGGACCGGCCGCTCGTGCTGACGCGGTATCCGGACGGGATCGACGGAAAATCCTTCTTCCAGAAGAACGCGCCGGGGTTCCAGCCCGAGTGGGTGCGCACGGAGGCGATCTGGAGCGAGGGTTCCGAGCGCGACATCCACTACTTCATCGCCGACGACCCCGCCACGCTGGTGTTCGTCGCGAACCTCGGCGCCATCCCGCTGCACGTGTGGGCGAGCCGCATCGGGAGCCTGGACCGCCCCGACTGGTGCCTCCTCGACCTCGACCCCAAGCACAAGCGCGACGGCGAAGAGGTGTACGCCCCCTTCGAGGACGTCGTGGAGGTCGCGCGGACGATCGGCGACATGTGCGACGAGATCGGGCTGCCCAGCTATCCGAAGACGAGCGGGTCGTCGGGGATCCACGTGATGATCCCGCTCGGCGGACAACTCGACTACGAGCAGTCGCGCACGCTCGCGCTCCTGCTCGCGAAGGCGGTGGCGGCGGAGATTCCCGACCGGGCCACGATCGTGCGGAACCCGGCGGGGCGGGACGGCAAGATCTACATCGACTACGTCCAGAACGGGCGGGGGCGGCTCGTGGTGGCGCCCTATTCCGTCCGTCCGCGCGCCGGGGCGACGGTGTCGGCGCCGCTCGCGTGGGCCGAGGTGGGAGAGGGGCTTTCCATGGAGGACTTCACGATCCGGACGATGCCGGAGAGGGCGCGGGAGATGGGCGCCGACCCGCTGCTGGGCGTGCTCTCGGACGAGCCCGACCTCATGGCGGCCCTCGACGCCCTGCAGCGGAGGATGGGCGGATGA
- a CDS encoding Ku protein has translation MSPRPIATATISFGLVSIPCQLYSSAENSHKVRFNFLSPEGTRVKQQYVDAKTGEPVERRDLIKGYQFAKDQYVTFKPEELKALEAEATQAIEIVEFVPVDQVERAYIGKTYYLGPARGGDKAYGLLGAAMKKTGWAALAKYAARGKQYLVLVRPVGDHLVLEQLHYAHEVRDIGDVPSGEGEVAEAELGLAVQLIEQIASENFDPSKYEDEVGQRMLEAVERKVADGTEITAPAEEETTAQVIDLMAALRASVGGDGEAEAGDDRAEGESARKKATGS, from the coding sequence ATGTCACCTCGACCCATCGCGACGGCGACGATCTCGTTCGGGCTCGTTTCGATCCCGTGCCAGCTCTACTCGTCCGCCGAGAACTCGCACAAAGTCCGCTTCAACTTCCTCTCCCCCGAGGGCACCCGCGTGAAGCAGCAGTACGTGGATGCCAAGACCGGAGAGCCCGTCGAACGCCGCGATCTCATCAAGGGCTACCAGTTCGCGAAGGACCAGTACGTGACCTTCAAGCCGGAGGAACTGAAGGCGCTGGAAGCGGAGGCGACGCAGGCGATCGAGATCGTCGAGTTCGTGCCGGTGGACCAGGTCGAGCGGGCCTATATCGGGAAGACGTACTACCTCGGACCCGCGCGGGGGGGCGACAAGGCCTACGGCCTCCTCGGGGCCGCGATGAAGAAGACGGGCTGGGCAGCGCTCGCGAAGTACGCGGCGCGCGGCAAGCAGTACCTCGTCCTCGTGCGGCCGGTCGGGGACCACCTCGTGCTGGAACAACTGCACTACGCGCACGAGGTGCGGGACATCGGCGACGTGCCGTCGGGAGAGGGCGAGGTCGCCGAGGCCGAACTCGGTCTCGCCGTACAACTGATCGAGCAGATCGCCTCGGAGAACTTCGATCCGTCGAAATACGAGGACGAGGTCGGGCAGCGCATGCTCGAAGCCGTCGAGCGCAAGGTCGCGGACGGAACCGAGATCACGGCGCCCGCCGAGGAGGAGACGACGGCGCAGGTCATCGACCTCATGGCCGCGCTCCGGGCGAGCGTCGGCGGTGACGGCGAGGCGGAGGCCGGGGATGACCGGGCGGAGGGCGAGTCCGCGAGGAAAAAGGCCACGGGGTCATAG
- a CDS encoding penicillin acylase family protein produces the protein MRVRSVALFASILLLPVWQGSGNSLADTETLRVPGLEAGVEILKDLWGVSHIYAETEHDLFFAQGYSAARDRLFQFELWRRQATGTVSEILGPRELERDRGARLFRFRGDLEAELNHYHPRGAEIIRAFTDGINAYIAETAGDPDLLPVEFDMLGIRPQPWTPDVVISRHQGLLMNIGQELDLGIAVAAVGAEKVKEVSYFHPGEPDIDLDPAVDGSLLRREILDVYRAFRGPVRFEPEDIDPRFRATASDSEAFALRTLREEAEAEAYEAERLEAERMGTGSNNWVVAGHRTLSGHAIMANDPHRVQAAPSLRYLVHLVGPGWNVIGGGEPVLPGISIGHNGYGAWGLTVFQTDAEDLYVYRTHPEDPDRYWYRGDWEAMRVIDDEIPVEGRGPERVRHRYTRHGPVVYEDPDNNLAYAVRAGWMEIGGAPYLASLRMNQAKTWEEFRDACNYSNIPGENMVWADVDGNIGWQSVGIAPIRRNWSGLVPVPGDGRYEWDGYLEIVHKPHVFNPEKGFWSTANQNLVPPGYEHRDAVGWSWSDPFRSARIDEVLATGRRFTMAEMMQLATDYVSLPARSLVPMLRGVDLPASASAARGELLDWDFALAPESREAAIYVSWERELQRQMVPLVVPAEVRASLGRLSMKKIIDWLGSPPTWFAPLGDGDPVAGRDIFLARTLADALDGLEDRFGGDPWRYGDVRFKHARFRHPLSGIVNAEMRARLEVGPLPRGGNGFTVNQTGGGDNQTSGPSFRIIAEAGDWDTAVFTNTPGQGGDPDDPMYRNLFEGWAKDRFFPLYYSRERVEAAVADRVMLTPSPR, from the coding sequence ATGCGGGTTCGATCCGTCGCGCTGTTCGCGTCCATCCTTCTGCTGCCGGTGTGGCAGGGTTCCGGCAACTCTCTTGCCGATACGGAGACGCTGCGGGTTCCCGGGCTCGAGGCCGGCGTCGAGATCCTCAAGGACCTGTGGGGCGTCAGCCACATCTACGCCGAGACGGAGCACGACCTCTTTTTCGCGCAGGGGTACAGCGCCGCGCGCGACCGCCTCTTCCAGTTCGAACTGTGGCGCCGCCAGGCCACGGGCACGGTCTCCGAAATCCTCGGTCCGCGTGAGCTGGAGCGCGACCGCGGCGCGCGGCTGTTCCGCTTCCGCGGCGACCTCGAAGCGGAGCTGAACCACTACCACCCGCGCGGCGCCGAGATCATCCGGGCCTTCACGGACGGGATCAACGCGTACATCGCCGAGACGGCGGGCGACCCGGACCTGCTCCCGGTCGAGTTCGATATGCTGGGCATCCGTCCGCAGCCGTGGACGCCCGACGTCGTCATCTCCCGCCACCAGGGCCTGCTCATGAACATCGGGCAGGAACTCGATCTCGGGATCGCCGTCGCGGCCGTGGGAGCGGAGAAGGTGAAGGAGGTCTCCTACTTCCATCCCGGTGAACCGGACATCGACCTCGACCCCGCGGTCGACGGATCGCTCCTGCGGCGCGAGATCCTCGACGTGTACCGCGCCTTCCGCGGACCCGTCCGGTTCGAGCCCGAGGACATCGATCCCCGCTTCCGCGCCACCGCGTCCGACTCGGAGGCCTTCGCCCTGCGGACGCTCCGGGAGGAGGCCGAGGCCGAAGCGTACGAAGCGGAGCGTCTCGAGGCCGAGCGGATGGGGACGGGCAGCAACAACTGGGTCGTGGCGGGGCACCGCACCCTGAGCGGCCACGCGATCATGGCGAACGACCCGCACCGGGTGCAGGCGGCCCCCTCATTGCGCTACCTGGTCCACCTCGTCGGACCGGGCTGGAACGTGATCGGCGGGGGCGAGCCCGTCCTCCCCGGCATCTCGATCGGGCACAACGGGTACGGGGCGTGGGGCCTCACCGTCTTCCAGACCGACGCGGAGGACCTCTACGTCTACCGCACGCACCCGGAGGACCCCGACCGGTACTGGTACCGCGGCGACTGGGAGGCGATGCGCGTCATCGACGACGAAATCCCGGTCGAGGGGCGCGGGCCGGAGCGGGTGCGCCACCGCTACACGCGCCACGGCCCCGTCGTGTACGAGGATCCCGACAACAACCTCGCCTACGCGGTGCGCGCGGGGTGGATGGAGATCGGCGGCGCGCCCTACCTCGCCAGCCTGCGCATGAACCAGGCCAAGACGTGGGAGGAATTCCGGGACGCCTGCAACTACTCGAACATCCCCGGCGAGAACATGGTGTGGGCCGACGTGGACGGGAACATCGGCTGGCAGTCCGTGGGGATCGCGCCCATCCGCCGGAACTGGTCGGGCCTCGTTCCCGTGCCGGGGGACGGCCGCTACGAGTGGGACGGCTACCTCGAGATCGTGCACAAGCCGCACGTGTTCAACCCGGAGAAGGGCTTCTGGTCGACGGCGAACCAGAACCTCGTCCCGCCCGGCTACGAGCACCGCGACGCGGTGGGCTGGAGCTGGAGCGACCCCTTCCGGAGCGCGCGCATCGACGAAGTCCTCGCGACCGGAAGGCGCTTCACGATGGCGGAGATGATGCAGTTGGCGACGGACTACGTGTCGCTCCCCGCGCGCTCGCTGGTGCCGATGCTGCGCGGCGTGGACCTCCCCGCGTCGGCGTCGGCGGCCCGGGGCGAGTTGCTCGACTGGGACTTCGCCCTGGCCCCGGAGTCCCGCGAGGCCGCGATCTACGTCTCGTGGGAGCGTGAGCTTCAGCGACAGATGGTGCCGCTCGTCGTTCCCGCCGAAGTCCGCGCTTCGCTCGGGCGCCTGTCGATGAAGAAGATCATCGACTGGCTCGGCTCGCCGCCCACCTGGTTCGCGCCCCTCGGTGACGGGGACCCCGTGGCCGGCCGCGACATCTTCCTCGCCCGCACGCTGGCCGACGCCCTGGACGGGCTCGAGGACCGTTTCGGCGGCGACCCCTGGCGCTACGGCGACGTGCGCTTCAAGCACGCCCGCTTCCGGCACCCGCTGTCCGGAATCGTGAACGCCGAGATGCGGGCGCGCCTCGAGGTGGGGCCGCTCCCGCGCGGAGGCAACGGCTTCACCGTGAACCAGACGGGAGGCGGCGACAACCAGACCTCCGGCCCGTCCTTCCGGATCATCGCGGAGGCGGGGGACTGGGACACGGCCGTGTTCACGAACACGCCGGGGCAGGGCGGAGATCCGGACGATCCCATGTACCGGAACCTGTTCGAGGGCTGGGCGAAGGACCGCTTCTTCCCGCTCTACTACTCCCGCGAGCGCGTCGAGGCCGCCGTCGCCGACCGCGTGATGCTGACGCCCTCGCCGCGGTAG
- a CDS encoding Ig-like domain-containing protein, translated as MALVAVGACDSAEVVGPPGGMVRSVAVTPREAHLTYLGETVRFTAAVRRDSGAVGGSAVRWESSDETVVSVDGTGQATARGNGRAEVRASLEGVSGSATVTVAQRPTSLSVFGDGQSALAGLRLPGSVGVQVQDAGGRPVSGLGVRFSVASGGGSVDPDTATTDGSGVASVAWTLGAALGEQRLAVSAGGLGADVRATAVDPNSVVARVVVWSGGRQEGVAGRPLPEPVVVQALDAATLPVPGALVRFAPDAGDGSAVPTSARTDSAGQASTEWTLGASEGDQRLRVSVGASSPALEVTATAHPDRGICARTPAVVVELLEETGAANCADVTAEQLAAVKTLFLEEKNIERLRVGDFAGLSSLVWLLLEGNRLSVLPPGIFSDLTSLWWLNLDRNQLESLPPSMLASLPALTRLELEANRFTEIPAGLAGLTRLTSLELSDNPLKGLPSGLFAGMERLEQLRLGNIGLEELPPELFRGLSRLTGLWLFRNGLTRLPAGVFDDLRSLEALSLFGNQLTELPPGVFKNLPELGILWLTDNRLRDLDEDVFAGLSKLGAVRLEGNELAELPPDVFAGLSSLRQLRLDGNRLTALPPDIFTGLSRLYQLRLEGNELAGLPRGLFAGLSALEVLRLWGNRLTVLPPDIFAGLGKLRRLELNRNDLPALPDGVFNGLGSLAELDLFANDLEELPPGVFVGLSELQQLDLGGNPGAPFPLTVELGRTDTPDVLAPGPARVVARIPSGAPISLTIPVSVQGGSASGADFTVAAGDTASAALEVRRPPGGSGAAHVSLGAASSLPTGFSGVEWVPGGPVALFAPPGNRPPAVTEEIPEHWMTAGGRTAEVDLGDHFSDADGDTLVHGVRTNDAAVATATIEDGVLVLTPLTEGSAVIEVTAQDPAGLRAVLEVRVTVAPPPDPTGYDIELIFDDGFTPAEEREIRRAAARWEEVVTGDLPAVPVDHTGLFCRDSQGRRLVGAVDDVLIKFSVQPENRVRLASAAGCVERESGLPLIETVRFNRRYFGPDTQYDVYSTALHEIGHNLGIGSRPWLDILQGKTGDEPLDTHFPGPLAVEAFNEAGGRPYTGRKVPVEVRNVVHWRNSVLSGELMSPHGYTLSAITVQALADLGYEVDVSRADPYTLPGADRAPGADAEALPLFADDVIEGPVIVVDENGRIVRIIGGN; from the coding sequence GTGGCGCTGGTCGCGGTGGGGGCGTGCGATTCGGCGGAGGTGGTGGGTCCGCCGGGGGGCATGGTGCGGTCGGTGGCGGTGACGCCTCGGGAGGCGCACCTGACGTACCTCGGGGAGACGGTGCGGTTCACGGCGGCGGTGCGGCGGGACTCGGGTGCGGTCGGTGGGAGTGCGGTGCGCTGGGAGAGCAGCGACGAGACGGTGGTGTCGGTGGACGGCACGGGTCAGGCGACGGCGCGCGGGAACGGGCGTGCGGAGGTGCGGGCGTCGCTGGAGGGCGTGAGCGGGTCGGCGACGGTGACGGTGGCGCAGCGTCCGACGTCGCTGAGCGTGTTCGGGGACGGCCAGAGCGCGCTGGCGGGCCTGCGGTTGCCGGGGAGCGTGGGGGTGCAGGTGCAGGACGCGGGGGGGCGTCCGGTGTCGGGGCTCGGGGTGCGGTTCTCGGTGGCGTCGGGCGGCGGGTCGGTGGACCCGGACACCGCGACGACGGACGGATCGGGGGTGGCGTCGGTGGCGTGGACGCTGGGGGCCGCGCTGGGCGAGCAGCGCCTGGCGGTGTCGGCCGGCGGCCTGGGAGCGGACGTGCGGGCGACGGCGGTGGATCCGAACTCGGTGGTGGCGCGCGTGGTGGTGTGGTCGGGCGGCCGTCAGGAGGGCGTGGCGGGACGGCCGCTGCCGGAGCCGGTGGTGGTGCAGGCGCTGGACGCGGCCACGCTCCCGGTGCCGGGCGCGCTGGTGCGGTTCGCCCCGGACGCCGGCGACGGCTCGGCGGTCCCGACCTCGGCGCGCACGGACAGCGCGGGCCAGGCGTCGACGGAGTGGACGCTGGGCGCGTCAGAGGGCGATCAGCGCCTCCGGGTCTCGGTGGGAGCCAGTAGCCCGGCGCTGGAAGTGACCGCGACGGCACACCCGGACCGCGGGATCTGCGCCCGGACGCCCGCGGTGGTGGTGGAGCTGCTCGAGGAGACGGGCGCGGCGAACTGCGCGGATGTAACGGCCGAGCAACTGGCGGCGGTCAAAACTCTTTTTCTCGAGGAGAAGAACATCGAGCGCCTGCGCGTCGGCGATTTTGCCGGCCTGTCGAGCTTGGTGTGGTTGTTGTTGGAGGGCAACCGTCTCAGCGTGCTGCCGCCGGGTATCTTCTCGGACCTGACTTCGTTGTGGTGGCTGAACCTCGACCGGAACCAGCTGGAATCGCTGCCGCCGAGCATGCTCGCGAGCCTCCCGGCTCTTACGAGGCTGGAGCTGGAGGCGAACCGGTTTACGGAGATCCCGGCCGGTCTCGCCGGCCTGACGCGTCTGACCTCGCTGGAGTTGTCGGACAACCCGTTGAAGGGCTTGCCCTCCGGCTTGTTCGCGGGCATGGAACGCCTGGAGCAGCTTCGTTTGGGCAACATAGGATTGGAGGAACTCCCGCCGGAGCTGTTCCGGGGCCTGTCCAGACTGACGGGCCTGTGGTTGTTCCGGAACGGTTTGACGCGCCTTCCGGCGGGCGTTTTCGACGACCTTCGGAGCCTCGAGGCGCTGTCGCTGTTCGGCAACCAACTGACGGAACTACCGCCCGGCGTCTTCAAGAACCTGCCGGAACTCGGAATCCTGTGGCTGACGGACAATCGGTTACGCGATCTGGACGAGGATGTCTTCGCCGGGCTTTCGAAGCTGGGAGCGGTGCGCCTCGAGGGGAACGAGCTCGCGGAACTGCCGCCCGATGTCTTCGCGGGGCTGTCCAGCCTGAGGCAGCTGCGGCTGGATGGTAACCGGCTTACGGCGCTGCCGCCGGACATCTTCACCGGTCTGTCGCGGCTTTACCAGTTGCGGCTCGAAGGCAACGAGCTTGCCGGATTGCCGCGTGGGCTGTTCGCGGGGCTTTCCGCCCTCGAGGTTCTGCGGCTGTGGGGCAACCGGCTTACGGTCTTGCCGCCGGACATCTTCGCCGGACTCGGCAAGCTGCGGAGGCTGGAGCTGAACCGAAACGACCTCCCCGCGCTGCCGGATGGTGTCTTCAACGGGTTGGGGAGTCTGGCGGAGTTGGACCTCTTCGCGAACGATCTGGAGGAGTTGCCGCCGGGCGTATTCGTAGGACTCTCGGAGCTGCAACAGCTGGATCTTGGAGGCAATCCCGGCGCGCCCTTCCCTCTGACGGTCGAGCTGGGGCGGACGGACACGCCCGACGTGCTGGCCCCGGGGCCGGCACGTGTCGTGGCCCGCATTCCCTCTGGCGCGCCCATCTCTCTGACGATCCCCGTGTCGGTGCAGGGCGGCTCGGCGTCGGGCGCGGACTTCACGGTGGCGGCGGGGGATACGGCGAGCGCGGCCCTCGAGGTGCGGCGGCCACCGGGGGGATCGGGCGCGGCGCACGTGAGCCTGGGGGCGGCGTCCTCGCTGCCCACGGGGTTCAGCGGTGTGGAATGGGTCCCGGGCGGACCGGTGGCGCTGTTCGCCCCGCCGGGGAATCGTCCGCCGGCGGTGACGGAGGAGATTCCAGAGCACTGGATGACGGCGGGTGGGCGGACGGCGGAAGTCGACCTTGGCGACCACTTCTCCGACGCCGATGGCGACACGCTGGTCCACGGGGTGCGAACGAACGACGCGGCGGTGGCGACGGCGACCATCGAAGACGGGGTGCTGGTGCTGACGCCTCTTACCGAGGGGTCGGCGGTCATCGAGGTGACGGCGCAAGATCCGGCGGGTTTGCGTGCGGTACTCGAAGTGCGGGTGACCGTAGCGCCGCCGCCTGACCCGACCGGCTACGACATCGAACTGATCTTCGACGACGGGTTCACGCCGGCCGAGGAGCGTGAGATCCGGCGGGCCGCGGCGCGGTGGGAGGAGGTGGTGACGGGCGACCTTCCGGCGGTGCCGGTGGATCACACCGGGTTGTTCTGCCGGGACTCGCAAGGGCGGCGCCTGGTGGGCGCCGTTGACGATGTTCTGATCAAGTTCTCGGTGCAGCCGGAGAACAGGGTCCGCCTGGCGTCGGCGGCGGGTTGCGTCGAACGGGAATCCGGGCTTCCCCTCATAGAAACGGTTCGGTTCAACCGCCGCTACTTCGGACCGGACACGCAGTACGACGTGTACTCGACCGCACTTCACGAGATCGGGCACAACCTGGGCATCGGCTCACGCCCATGGCTCGATATCCTGCAGGGAAAGACGGGGGACGAGCCGCTGGACACGCACTTTCCGGGGCCGCTGGCGGTGGAGGCTTTCAACGAGGCCGGGGGCCGGCCATACACCGGCCGGAAGGTGCCGGTCGAGGTGCGGAATGTCGTCCATTGGCGAAACAGCGTGCTGAGCGGCGAACTCATGAGTCCGCACGGCTACACGCTAAGTGCGATCACGGTGCAGGCGCTGGCGGACCTGGGGTACGAGGTGGACGTGAGCCGGGCCGATCCCTACACCCTTCCCGGCGCGGACAGGGCCCCGGGGGCGGACGCGGAGGCCCTGCCGCTGTTCGCCGACGACGTCATCGAGGGCCCCGTGATCGTCGTCGACGAGAACGGCAGAATCGTCCGCATCATCGGCGGCAACTGA